The nucleotide window TTTATTCAGAGTCAATTTTTGAGCAAAATGTTGAAATTTACCGTAAAATTCGCAACACAGTTCGATTTTTAATTACAAATTTAGCAGATTTTGAACCAAAACAATATGAATTAGAAGAAGTTGACCTATTTATATATAATAAAATTCAAAAGCTAAAAAACGAAATAATTCAGTATTATGATGAATATCGCTTTGTTCGTGTTGTAAAAATAATTAATAATTTTATAATTGAATTTTCTAATTTTTATCTATCTATTGTCAAAGATATTTTGTATGCTGATTCAAAAAATTCAGTAAAAAGACGCTCAATTCAATACATTTTTTATGAACTTTTATTGGTTTTAAATATTGCAATCGCGCCAATTATGCCAACAACAGCCGAAGAAATTTATCAATTTGTTCAAAAAAGTGAAAAGCAAACATCAATCCACCTGGAAAATTTCTTTAAAAAGTCTAATTTTGATCCAAAATTAGATGAAAAATGAACTGAATTTTTTGATGTCAAAAACTCTGTTTATCAACTAATTGAGCAAAAAATTCAATCAAAAGAAATAAATCGCTCAAATGAAATTGCTATTGTTTTAGATTCTAATTCCTCAAATTTTCTAAAATCACTTGATCTTGTGAAATTATTAATGGTTGCAAAAGTCGAATTTAAGGACAAAATAAGCATTTATAATCTTAATTGACCTAAATGTCCAAGATGTTGAAACCATTTTGAAAAAATTCAGGATGTTTGTGACCGTTGTTTTGAGGTTTTGAATGAAAACAAAAATTAACCTCGTTATCAAATATATTAATTCAAAATATATTAAAATCGGCAAAAAACGCTTATTAATTAACATTTTGATTGCTTTTTTGGTTATTCTGGTTACTCTATTAATTGATCAACTAACAAAAAATTTAATTTTTACCTATGATGAGTATAGAGAATCAACCGATAAAGGGTTTGTCAAAATAATTTCATGAGGTTTTATTGGTTTTCGTCCGCTTTTGCATCAAGGTGTAACTTCGGGCATTAATAATATTATTGGTTTTACAGGTATTCATATTTTTGCTTTTTTATTAAGTTTGTTACTTTTGATTTTGATTCCCTTTTCAAAAAAATATTCCCTAACAATTTTTATGGCCATATTATTAGGTGGGAATTGAGGCAATGAAATTGACCGAATTTTGGATGATAATCATGTAAAAGACTTGCTTTTTCTGCCATTTGTAAGGTCAAGTGGGACATTTAATTTTGCAGATATTTTTATTTTTGTCGGCCCCATTGGAATTTTTATTGTCTCTCTTTATGATCATGTTCAGCCTTGAATTTCAAAAAAACTCAAAAATAAAATCTTTAGGAAAAAAAGTAAAAATTAAAAAAAACGCTGTAATTTACAGTATTTTTTACAAATAAGACTAATAATTTGTCAAAACAGTTGAGTTTCCCGGTTTGATGATAAGAATTTACTGTTTAGTGAATATAAATATGAAAAATACCCGTAAATACGGGTTTTTTAACGCTAAAATCTTAATTTTTATTACTTTAAAATTAGCCTTTTGCAAAAAAAAAAAAAAAATGCTTGGTTTAAGAAATAAAT belongs to Mesomycoplasma ovipneumoniae and includes:
- a CDS encoding signal peptidase II translates to MKTKINLVIKYINSKYIKIGKKRLLINILIAFLVILVTLLIDQLTKNLIFTYDEYRESTDKGFVKIISWGFIGFRPLLHQGVTSGINNIIGFTGIHIFAFLLSLLLLILIPFSKKYSLTIFMAILLGGNWGNEIDRILDDNHVKDLLFLPFVRSSGTFNFADIFIFVGPIGIFIVSLYDHVQPWISKKLKNKIFRKKSKN